A stretch of Aerococcaceae bacterium zg-252 DNA encodes these proteins:
- a CDS encoding glycosyltransferase family 4 protein has product MRKILKVWFYQLAPIVFIIFVFSLLGIIENEVHYRENGITIRYAFGIGYPTDFSGLIFYIYGIFSYLLPIKQWKKIVLGVSLAALVFFFVDARLDTILILVLLGAMVVVKPKHFNGKIANLLPFLPLIYLIVSLLMAYCYNSEIQLYAILDKVLSGRLQLGHNSLMTYPIKAFGQIVEMNGYGNFSPNLPYSFIDNAYIQMVLRFGWVYSLTMAIFQGSLIYRAIIARDVKLALLLLIFGLHGMVAHHFFNPIYNPFWIGVLCKDRRQEQELSEIMIVSQVKDKGNGLGKAVNDVISFLRAKANVEVSVLDITDNKYYLLNLIRVFFSNASVIYFTPAGSLWGNVRDSGYLFIALISGKKIVTHFHNSNFGNVVVSKRWLLWLNRFIYQRVSRIILLGEKQKEMFELLYIDDNKFNNIPNPINDELFISEEEFDLKKGNKVVYFSNMIKDKGYLEVLDLAKYMKDDPFAFYFCGKFYDDEAKQQFMQQIRELKNVHYIGGVYNAEKMRFLKTVDYFILPTQYKDETLPISMLEAMANGAFILINNRGVISEYVNHKTTRFIDNIPSSDIRKLIIENYRKYEYRDFEIDKMKKAHDFYTIHQLIENNILELIWGQE; this is encoded by the coding sequence TTGCGAAAAATTTTAAAAGTTTGGTTTTATCAGTTAGCACCAATTGTGTTTATTATCTTCGTGTTTTCGTTATTAGGCATAATTGAGAATGAAGTACATTATCGTGAGAATGGTATTACAATTCGCTATGCTTTTGGTATTGGCTATCCAACTGATTTTTCGGGCTTAATATTCTATATTTACGGCATATTTAGTTATTTATTGCCGATAAAACAATGGAAAAAAATCGTTTTAGGTGTATCGTTAGCAGCTTTAGTTTTCTTTTTTGTAGACGCTAGATTAGACACTATCTTAATTTTAGTGCTACTAGGTGCAATGGTTGTGGTTAAGCCTAAACATTTTAATGGAAAAATTGCTAATTTACTTCCATTTTTGCCACTGATATATTTGATTGTTTCTCTTTTAATGGCATATTGTTATAATTCTGAAATTCAGCTTTATGCAATATTAGATAAAGTATTATCCGGCAGATTGCAATTAGGACATAATAGTTTGATGACGTATCCGATTAAGGCATTTGGTCAAATTGTTGAAATGAATGGGTATGGGAACTTTAGTCCAAATCTTCCGTATTCTTTCATTGATAATGCATATATTCAAATGGTGTTGCGATTTGGTTGGGTATATTCACTTACTATGGCTATTTTTCAAGGGAGCTTAATTTATCGTGCAATAATTGCTCGAGATGTTAAATTGGCACTATTGCTTTTGATTTTTGGTTTGCATGGTATGGTCGCACATCATTTCTTCAATCCGATATATAATCCGTTTTGGATAGGAGTTCTATGCAAAGATAGAAGACAAGAGCAAGAATTAAGCGAAATAATGATTGTCAGTCAAGTTAAAGATAAAGGGAATGGATTAGGTAAAGCCGTTAACGATGTGATTTCTTTCTTGAGAGCAAAAGCGAATGTGGAAGTTTCGGTCTTAGATATTACGGATAATAAATATTATTTGCTTAATTTGATACGAGTATTCTTTTCTAATGCCAGTGTGATATATTTTACACCTGCTGGGTCTTTGTGGGGCAATGTTCGTGATAGTGGCTATTTGTTTATAGCACTAATTTCGGGTAAAAAAATCGTTACTCATTTTCATAATAGTAACTTTGGTAATGTTGTTGTGTCGAAACGGTGGCTATTATGGCTTAATCGCTTTATTTATCAGCGAGTTTCACGAATCATATTACTAGGCGAAAAGCAAAAAGAAATGTTTGAGTTGTTGTATATTGATGATAATAAATTTAATAACATACCGAATCCAATAAATGATGAACTTTTTATTAGTGAAGAGGAGTTTGATTTGAAAAAAGGCAATAAAGTTGTTTATTTTTCAAATATGATTAAGGATAAAGGGTATTTAGAAGTGTTAGATTTAGCGAAATATATGAAAGATGACCCATTTGCATTTTATTTTTGTGGAAAGTTTTATGATGATGAGGCAAAACAGCAATTCATGCAACAAATTAGAGAATTAAAAAATGTTCATTATATTGGTGGTGTCTATAATGCTGAAAAAATGCGTTTTTTGAAAACCGTTGATTATTTTATATTACCTACCCAATATAAAGACGAAACCTTGCCTATTAGTATGTTAGAGGCTATGGCAAATGGAGCATTTATTTTAATTAATAACAGAGGGGTTATTTCAGAATATGTTAATCATAAAACAACTCGTTTTATTGATAATATACCAAGTTCTGACATAAGAAAATTAATCATCGAAAATTATCGTAAATATGAATATAGAGATTTTGAAATTGATAAAATGAAGAAAGCGCATGATTTTTATACTATTCATCAATTGATTGAAAATAATATATTGGAATTAATATGGGGACAAGAATGA
- a CDS encoding glycosyltransferase encodes MKILQVTGSLNIGGLENVAANIMRYGKIYKQMDFLIYEETVRGYEEELIALGAEVIMMSPPKASIMSFLIKFFQLLKKGKYDAVIIHTYTSAGFLSFVSRIARVKKIVVYSHTSSESSQDSLKQKLYKAFMKVLIAIFSTDRIAVGEKAGQSLYLTDYKIIENGIAVNEYEFSPLKRASLRKELGIQEDDLLLGHVGRLSREKNQVFLLELMNRMNKDSNIKLMLIGEGDERLKLENLIKQYHLEQAVILVGSVPNPQDYYHAMDVFVFPSLYEGIPLAMLEAQLNGLPVVASNNIDKKAFLSDNAAAVSLDDSDIWMNNVLLMQRKPLDVNLINKLDVTHMVREIENILMN; translated from the coding sequence ATGAAAATTTTACAAGTTACCGGAAGTCTTAATATTGGTGGGCTAGAAAATGTAGCCGCTAATATAATGAGATATGGAAAAATATATAAACAAATGGATTTTTTAATCTATGAAGAAACAGTGAGAGGCTATGAAGAAGAACTAATTGCTTTAGGAGCAGAAGTTATTATGATGTCTCCCCCTAAAGCAAGCATTATGTCGTTTCTAATTAAATTTTTTCAGCTATTAAAAAAAGGAAAGTATGATGCAGTTATTATCCATACTTATACTAGTGCGGGATTTTTATCGTTTGTGAGTAGAATTGCCAGAGTAAAGAAAATTGTTGTGTATAGTCATACTTCAAGCGAAAGCTCTCAAGATTCATTGAAACAAAAATTATATAAGGCTTTTATGAAAGTTTTGATTGCAATATTTTCGACCGATAGAATTGCTGTGGGCGAAAAAGCTGGACAATCCTTATATTTAACCGATTATAAAATTATTGAAAATGGTATTGCTGTCAATGAGTATGAATTTTCACCTTTGAAACGAGCGTCTTTAAGAAAAGAACTAGGTATTCAGGAAGACGACCTATTGTTAGGACATGTGGGGCGTTTATCTAGGGAAAAAAATCAAGTGTTTTTATTAGAATTAATGAATCGCATGAATAAAGATAGCAATATAAAGTTAATGTTGATTGGTGAAGGTGATGAACGTCTTAAGTTAGAAAATTTAATTAAACAGTATCATTTAGAGCAAGCTGTAATATTAGTTGGTTCGGTGCCGAATCCACAGGATTACTATCATGCGATGGACGTTTTTGTTTTTCCGTCCTTGTATGAAGGGATTCCTTTAGCGATGTTGGAAGCTCAATTGAATGGTTTGCCTGTTGTTGCATCTAATAATATTGATAAGAAAGCATTTTTATCGGATAATGCAGCTGCTGTGTCGTTGGATGATAGCGATATATGGATGAATAATGTTTTATTAATGCAACGAAAACCACTTGATGTCAACTTAATAAATAAGTTGGATGTGACGCATATGGTAAGAGAAATTGAAAACATTTTAATGAATTGA
- a CDS encoding C39 family peptidase, producing MKKLQLRNAVVLTTCAYALSFVHQVSAEEIKDNDLGYDFTNSTEEIEAIEPVETAAVDAESVSNDDTEMVENTDAVRYSAGFRSASDVDEETDSFEESIVEQNKWIENSAKQQWEYRDAQGNVLAHMNNDGYWVNGEKKFDTVLKVSDDKYYYFGDKSLNGQLIRNNWAYSTKEQKWHYGQNDGTVVSTLSKDGYWKFGVQYADVVVEIKDKGYYYVQNWDKGGKLSVNQWAYSSREQKWHQSNASGMITATFGKNGYWVNGRKKFDEVITMPDKTEYYVGGYAANGKLAVNEWSYSNKNNRWYYGNENGKVVSTLDKDGYFINGKQQFDQVIEVPKFGFLYVKDAGQKGKMAINEWAYSVKEKKWHYGSYNGRISSTLSNSGYWIEGKQLFDQVIEVPKIGYFYVEGYNQSGRLSLNKWVYSPKEQKWHQTGANGVITATIGKEGYWVKGRKQYDELVEIPNHGMLFIGGYSDNGALALNKWAYSSKTKTWYYGTYDGKVVSTLGENGYFINENQYYDQIIEIPKVGFFYVKDKNSKGKLAVNEWVYSSKDKKWHYGSANGRISSTLTENSYWVDGKQIFDQVVEIPGKGSFYVEGIANKGIIAKNKWVQSDRDGRWHKVGVDGLIEESFGKNGYWINGVQQFDVLLRHQNKVYFFEPQNAGGKMSVNKWSKSEKAGVWYQSNSTGNLVRKDKTGPILPAYVELDKGQWKMFSLAQDSWHSGCWLRSAASGINSAGGNVTPFSLIEHIKRTDDPRTGMLSHPSITNNWNLGGVYSAMWPEALVPVVKKFVPNAVDLTGASFEDIKRELASGNTVQIYYAWAAPNIRLNGERGTFYGSKDYHSILLTGYNSTGFFHQEHWYGGTRNNHFAYSKLKWQYEAYGSKAISFRKENVLP from the coding sequence ATGAAAAAATTACAATTAAGAAATGCAGTCGTTTTGACAACTTGTGCTTATGCACTGTCGTTTGTTCATCAAGTATCTGCTGAAGAAATAAAAGATAATGATTTAGGATATGATTTTACAAATAGTACTGAAGAGATAGAAGCCATTGAACCGGTAGAAACTGCTGCCGTGGACGCTGAAAGTGTATCAAATGATGATACAGAAATGGTTGAAAATACAGATGCTGTACGTTATTCAGCGGGATTTCGTTCAGCATCAGATGTAGATGAAGAAACAGATTCATTTGAAGAAAGTATTGTTGAGCAAAATAAATGGATTGAAAATTCAGCAAAACAGCAATGGGAATATCGTGATGCACAAGGTAATGTTTTAGCACATATGAACAATGACGGCTACTGGGTAAATGGAGAGAAAAAGTTTGATACAGTGCTAAAAGTATCTGATGATAAGTATTATTATTTTGGAGATAAAAGTTTAAATGGTCAATTAATTCGAAATAATTGGGCATATAGCACAAAAGAACAAAAATGGCATTATGGGCAGAATGATGGAACTGTAGTTTCGACCTTGAGTAAAGATGGTTATTGGAAATTTGGTGTTCAGTATGCCGATGTAGTTGTAGAGATTAAAGATAAAGGCTACTACTATGTTCAAAATTGGGATAAGGGTGGTAAACTGTCTGTTAATCAATGGGCATACAGTTCTAGAGAGCAAAAATGGCATCAATCTAATGCTAGTGGCATGATAACAGCGACATTTGGAAAAAATGGATATTGGGTAAATGGGCGAAAAAAATTCGATGAAGTGATAACAATGCCTGATAAAACTGAATATTATGTTGGTGGATATGCTGCTAATGGGAAATTAGCTGTTAACGAATGGTCGTATAGTAATAAAAATAATAGATGGTACTACGGGAATGAGAACGGTAAGGTAGTTTCTACATTAGATAAAGATGGTTATTTTATTAATGGTAAACAACAATTCGATCAAGTTATTGAAGTGCCAAAATTTGGTTTTTTATATGTTAAAGATGCAGGTCAAAAGGGAAAAATGGCCATTAATGAGTGGGCGTATAGTGTCAAAGAAAAGAAATGGCATTATGGAAGTTACAATGGTCGTATTTCATCTACATTAAGTAATTCAGGATATTGGATCGAAGGAAAGCAATTATTTGACCAAGTTATTGAAGTTCCAAAGATAGGATACTTTTATGTTGAGGGATATAATCAATCTGGACGCTTATCATTGAATAAATGGGTGTATAGTCCTAAAGAGCAAAAATGGCATCAAACTGGTGCAAATGGTGTGATAACAGCGACAATCGGTAAAGAGGGGTACTGGGTCAAAGGAAGAAAGCAGTATGATGAATTGGTCGAAATACCGAACCATGGAATGCTTTTTATTGGCGGATATAGTGACAATGGAGCGTTGGCACTTAATAAATGGGCGTATAGTTCAAAAACAAAGACATGGTATTATGGAACATATGATGGCAAGGTAGTTTCAACATTAGGAGAAAATGGCTATTTTATAAATGAAAATCAATATTACGATCAAATTATTGAAATTCCAAAAGTTGGATTTTTCTATGTTAAGGATAAGAATTCAAAAGGTAAATTAGCTGTTAATGAATGGGTGTACAGTTCTAAAGATAAAAAATGGCATTATGGAAGTGCTAATGGACGAATTTCATCCACTTTAACAGAAAATAGCTACTGGGTTGATGGAAAGCAAATATTTGATCAAGTGGTTGAAATTCCAGGGAAAGGTTCATTTTATGTCGAAGGGATAGCGAATAAAGGAATTATAGCTAAAAACAAATGGGTACAAAGTGATAGAGATGGTCGTTGGCATAAGGTAGGCGTTGATGGTTTAATTGAAGAATCATTCGGTAAGAATGGGTATTGGATTAATGGTGTGCAACAATTCGATGTGTTATTACGCCACCAAAACAAAGTGTACTTCTTTGAACCACAAAATGCCGGTGGTAAAATGTCAGTGAATAAGTGGTCTAAGAGTGAAAAGGCAGGAGTTTGGTATCAATCTAATTCGACAGGTAATTTAGTACGTAAAGATAAGACTGGACCAATCTTGCCGGCGTATGTTGAATTAGACAAGGGGCAATGGAAGATGTTCAGTCTGGCGCAGGATAGTTGGCATTCAGGATGCTGGTTAAGAAGTGCTGCGAGTGGTATTAACTCAGCAGGAGGCAATGTCACACCGTTTAGTTTGATTGAACATATTAAACGTACAGATGATCCTAGAACAGGAATGCTAAGTCATCCGTCGATTACTAATAATTGGAATTTAGGCGGTGTTTATTCAGCGATGTGGCCAGAAGCATTAGTTCCAGTAGTGAAGAAATTTGTTCCTAATGCGGTCGATTTGACGGGTGCTAGTTTTGAGGATATTAAACGTGAACTGGCTAGTGGAAATACTGTGCAGATTTATTATGCTTGGGCAGCTCCAAATATCCGATTGAACGGAGAACGTGGTACGTTTTATGGTAGTAAGGACTATCATTCGATACTACTCACAGGGTATAATAGTACTGGATTTTTCCATCAGGAACATTGGTATGGTGGAACTCGAAATAATCATTTTGCGTATTCTAAATTAAAATGGCAGTATGAGGCGTATGGCTCAAAAGCTATCTCATTTAGAAAAGAAAATGTATTACCATAA
- a CDS encoding acyltransferase — MRRKYSLECIRAVAIIMVVLVHVTEGIMIIYPESKTYLLSVLFFTLGRLGVPLFLMLTGYLMLDRTDIYNDIKKYFKKYVFSLIISTWMGISVLLLYDIFKGVSYDWMNIIKMFFFLAKLPAIQTWYMPIIIGVYLILPLIAKGFQVLNSRELGMILAPVFVYSFLVTDLNQMLLMNGMKPLTVSITFDGVGSYLFYLLLGGCLKKLKEGAKRRQVYMSIVFTMTLTILVWMQYYSLNTDYIFKVWYNSALLCSASVAMFIIIEATIERKTAGQTMRKRGIVLLDRGSVFIYWLHSIILDILLNQHFFFENISHSEWTFTFAVIGYCMIIVTVCLLLKQLTKYLIKR; from the coding sequence ATGAGAAGAAAGTATTCTCTGGAATGTATTCGGGCAGTAGCTATAATTATGGTTGTACTAGTCCATGTAACAGAAGGGATTATGATAATATATCCTGAGAGTAAAACCTATCTATTATCCGTTCTGTTTTTTACATTAGGAAGATTAGGTGTGCCGCTTTTTTTGATGTTAACAGGTTATTTAATGCTGGATAGAACAGATATTTACAATGATATAAAAAAATATTTTAAAAAATATGTCTTTTCATTAATCATAAGTACATGGATGGGAATTTCTGTATTGTTGCTTTATGATATATTTAAAGGAGTATCCTATGATTGGATGAATATTATAAAAATGTTTTTCTTTTTGGCCAAATTACCAGCAATACAAACTTGGTACATGCCAATAATTATTGGTGTTTATTTAATTCTTCCGTTGATTGCGAAAGGCTTTCAGGTCTTGAATTCGAGAGAATTGGGAATGATTCTAGCCCCAGTATTTGTCTATAGTTTTCTTGTCACAGATTTGAATCAAATGTTATTAATGAATGGAATGAAACCCTTGACAGTCTCCATCACATTTGATGGCGTAGGTAGCTATCTATTTTATTTATTATTAGGAGGGTGTCTAAAAAAACTAAAAGAGGGGGCAAAGCGCAGGCAGGTATATATGAGTATAGTATTTACTATGACTTTGACAATATTAGTATGGATGCAATATTATTCGTTAAATACTGATTATATTTTTAAAGTTTGGTATAATAGTGCACTTTTATGCAGCGCTTCAGTTGCTATGTTCATTATAATTGAAGCGACAATCGAACGCAAAACAGCTGGTCAAACTATGAGGAAACGTGGTATTGTATTGTTAGATAGAGGGTCTGTGTTTATTTATTGGCTGCATTCTATCATATTGGATATTCTGCTGAATCAACATTTTTTCTTTGAAAACATTTCGCATTCAGAATGGACGTTTACATTTGCGGTTATAGGGTATTGTATGATTATCGTAACAGTATGTCTTCTACTTAAACAATTGACAAAATATCTAATTAAGAGGTAA
- a CDS encoding DUF4422 domain-containing protein, which yields MKINILIATHRQVNLPKLQGYLLVQCGSKINDKIKTEYQRDDDGENISELNPYYSELTGLYWAWKNLETDILGLVHYRRFFVKNKSAKELLDRVLDADSIVKLLESKDIVVPKKTNYYIETLESHYSNTLNDSHIDVLRNIIMTNYPSDIHVFNEVMQQTGGYMYNMFIANKKISDEYCEWLFPILDDAYKIIGNKGMTEFEKRYVGRLSELLFNVWLKKTGYSIIEAPYKYEGKINWVYKIYRFLLAKLMKKKYTESF from the coding sequence TTGAAAATTAACATACTAATTGCAACACATAGGCAAGTGAATTTGCCAAAATTACAAGGTTATTTACTTGTTCAATGTGGTAGTAAAATTAATGATAAAATTAAAACAGAATATCAAAGAGATGATGATGGAGAGAATATATCAGAATTGAATCCATATTATAGCGAATTAACAGGTCTTTATTGGGCGTGGAAAAATTTAGAGACAGATATATTAGGTTTAGTACATTATCGGAGATTTTTTGTGAAAAATAAGTCTGCGAAAGAATTGTTAGATAGAGTTTTAGACGCAGATTCAATCGTGAAATTATTAGAAAGTAAAGACATCGTCGTCCCTAAAAAAACAAATTACTATATTGAAACACTCGAAAGTCATTATTCCAATACCTTGAATGATTCGCATATTGATGTGCTGAGGAATATTATTATGACGAATTATCCGTCAGATATCCATGTATTCAATGAGGTAATGCAACAAACTGGTGGGTATATGTATAATATGTTTATTGCGAATAAAAAGATTAGCGATGAATATTGTGAATGGTTATTTCCAATTTTAGATGATGCCTATAAGATTATAGGGAATAAGGGAATGACTGAATTTGAAAAACGATATGTAGGCAGACTTAGTGAGTTACTCTTTAATGTTTGGTTAAAGAAAACAGGTTATTCTATCATCGAAGCACCTTACAAATATGAAGGGAAAATTAATTGGGTATATAAAATATATAGATTTTTATTGGCAAAGCTCATGAAGAAAAAATATACAGAAAGTTTTTAG
- a CDS encoding LCP family protein produces MAHISRKEYFAVQSKRKKRKKSRVIKIIFSIFLTLFLISGGVLLYSYYHVSKTFNALQSKSEVELKEVVDVRKEDVKVGHDSISILMLGLDTGEFERTDNGRPDIVLVLTLNPKTKKGIMTSIPRDTYTELVGRGEKDKINHAYAYGGISMMINSVQKLLDIPIDYYVTVDMGGFTEIINLIGGITLTPLETFEQEGYFFVEGESQDMDGSTALQYIRNRYTEKGDYGRQERARQVLGAIAEKVVNVNAIANLGSYMSVVEKYVGTNVKLGDVQSMLGDVPAILKNLNILQLKGAPLMLNDIYYEQINEDSLLSVKNQLRENLEIE; encoded by the coding sequence ATGGCTCATATTAGTCGAAAAGAATATTTTGCTGTGCAATCAAAACGAAAAAAACGCAAAAAAAGCAGAGTAATCAAAATAATTTTTTCAATTTTCTTGACACTTTTTTTAATTTCAGGAGGAGTATTATTATACTCGTACTATCATGTTTCTAAAACCTTTAATGCATTACAATCTAAATCCGAAGTAGAATTAAAAGAAGTTGTTGATGTTCGTAAAGAAGATGTGAAAGTGGGGCATGATTCAATAAGTATTTTGATGTTAGGGCTTGATACGGGTGAATTTGAGCGGACAGATAATGGAAGACCCGATATTGTGCTAGTTCTAACTTTAAATCCAAAGACGAAAAAAGGGATTATGACAAGTATCCCACGTGATACTTATACGGAACTAGTAGGACGTGGAGAGAAAGATAAAATTAATCATGCATATGCCTATGGCGGTATTTCGATGATGATTAATAGTGTACAGAAATTGTTGGATATTCCGATAGATTACTATGTAACAGTAGATATGGGTGGTTTTACAGAAATCATCAATCTTATTGGAGGAATTACGCTTACGCCACTAGAAACGTTCGAACAAGAGGGTTATTTCTTTGTTGAAGGCGAATCACAGGATATGGACGGGTCTACTGCACTCCAATATATTCGAAATCGTTATACTGAAAAGGGAGATTATGGGCGTCAAGAACGTGCAAGACAAGTATTAGGTGCGATTGCAGAGAAAGTAGTCAATGTTAATGCTATCGCTAATTTAGGTTCATATATGTCAGTAGTTGAAAAATATGTAGGAACTAATGTCAAGCTAGGTGATGTTCAGTCAATGCTAGGTGATGTTCCTGCTATTTTAAAAAATTTGAATATCTTACAATTAAAAGGTGCTCCATTAATGTTGAATGATATTTACTATGAGCAAATAAATGAAGATTCGTTATTATCAGTAAAAAATCAACTAAGAGAGAACCTCGAAATAGAGTAA
- a CDS encoding sugar transferase, translated as MDLIAVTIAGYITSLFTNAEFEFNDIIIVYLIHFVAFYVGNTYKHFRRRKITQEVKTVMGYSLIFSLVLSIVIFFSKSFIHISRRGMLLISILNGIFIFLIHLFVRYYMKQKIFSLNSKKVFVILESDKADEIIERLDFSNTLDGELKGFTLFDEDADTVKKIRAKFPNANYVRVHNMMEYVTKNVVDEVLINLKSTSNSAIEKYVRDLELLGIDISLNIPYFDFESDADKKITKLSKFNVLTLSHTFYKPLHVFAKRMMDCVGALVGLLITMCVSMIIIPLIMFDSPGSPFFVQERVGKNGRRFNFYKFRSMYLDADEVKNKLQSSNQMKGLMFKMDNDPRVTRVGSFLRKTSLDELPQFYNVLKGDMSLVGTRPPTVEEYEQYTPQQKRRLSFKPGITGLWQVSGRSEITDFDKVVKLDVEYITNWTIWRDIKILFLTIKVVLAGRGAK; from the coding sequence ATGGATTTAATTGCAGTCACCATTGCTGGATATATCACTTCGTTATTTACGAATGCAGAATTTGAATTCAATGATATTATCATTGTGTATTTAATTCATTTCGTGGCTTTCTATGTAGGTAATACATATAAGCATTTTCGTAGGAGAAAAATAACTCAGGAAGTAAAGACCGTAATGGGATATTCTCTAATTTTTTCTTTAGTGTTGTCGATTGTAATATTCTTTTCAAAAAGTTTTATACATATTTCTAGACGGGGAATGCTACTAATCAGTATATTGAATGGTATCTTTATTTTTCTAATTCATTTGTTCGTTAGGTATTATATGAAACAAAAAATATTTTCACTTAATTCAAAGAAAGTATTTGTCATTTTAGAATCTGACAAAGCAGATGAAATTATTGAGCGATTAGATTTTAGTAATACATTAGATGGAGAACTAAAAGGATTTACATTGTTTGATGAAGATGCGGATACAGTCAAAAAAATTCGAGCAAAGTTTCCTAACGCAAATTATGTAAGAGTCCATAATATGATGGAGTATGTGACAAAAAATGTAGTCGATGAAGTTCTCATTAATTTAAAATCAACATCAAATAGTGCAATCGAAAAATATGTAAGAGATTTGGAACTTTTAGGTATAGACATTAGTTTAAATATACCTTATTTTGATTTTGAGTCAGATGCGGATAAGAAAATTACTAAATTGTCAAAATTCAATGTGTTGACGTTATCCCATACTTTCTATAAACCTTTGCACGTTTTTGCTAAGAGAATGATGGATTGTGTAGGGGCTTTAGTTGGTTTGTTGATTACTATGTGTGTAAGTATGATTATTATTCCGTTGATTATGTTTGATAGTCCAGGTTCACCATTTTTCGTTCAAGAAAGAGTAGGGAAAAATGGAAGACGTTTTAATTTTTATAAATTTCGCTCGATGTATCTTGATGCAGATGAAGTGAAGAATAAGCTACAAAGTAGTAATCAGATGAAAGGTCTAATGTTTAAAATGGATAATGACCCTCGAGTAACGAGAGTGGGAAGTTTTTTGCGTAAGACTAGTTTAGATGAACTACCCCAGTTTTATAATGTATTAAAAGGAGACATGAGCTTGGTAGGGACAAGACCGCCTACTGTTGAAGAATATGAACAGTATACTCCACAACAAAAAAGAAGATTAAGCTTTAAACCAGGCATTACTGGATTATGGCAAGTTAGTGGTCGCAGTGAGATTACTGATTTTGATAAGGTAGTCAAACTAGATGTTGAGTACATTACGAATTGGACGATTTGGAGAGATATAAAAATTTTATTTTTAACAATTAAGGTAGTTTTAGCTGGTAGAGGTGCAAAATAA